The window GGGGGCTGGTCGTCACCGGCGCCGCTCTCGGCAGCACCGAGCTGTACGACCGGCTCTCCGAGCTGCCGGTCGAGTTCCGGCCCGCGAGCTACACCCACGCCCCGCACGTCCTGGCCCGGCTGGGTTCGTTCGTCTCGGTCAACTCGGCGATCGAGGTCGACCTGACCGGCCAGGTGGGCGCCGAACAGCGTCGCGGAGTCCACATTGGAGCGATCGGTGGACAAGTCGACTTCTCCCGGGCGGCCGCGCTGACCGGCGCGCGGTCGATCATCACCGTGCGCGCCCGCTCGCGACAGCACTCCACGATCGTCCCGAGGCTTGACGGGCCGGTCACCACCGGACGGTCCGATGTGGACCACGTGGTCACCGAGTACGGCGTCGCGCACCTGCGCGGCTGCGACCTGACCGAACGGGCTCGGCGGCTGGCCGCGATCGCGGCGCCCGAGTTCCGCGAAGACGTGCTGGAGGGAACGAAATGAGGCCAGACCGGGTGCACGTCCGCGAGGTCGGGCCGCGCGACGGGTTTCAGAACGAGCCCGAGCGCATCCCGACCGGCGAGAAGGTGCGGCTGATCAACGCGCTCGCCCGCACAGGCCTCAAGCGCATCGAGGTGGCGAGTTTCGTCCGCGCGGACGTCATCCCGCAGCTGTCCGACGGCGCCGAGGTGCTCGACCGGATCGACGTGCCCGGCGACGTCCGGCTGATGGTGCTCGTGCCGAACAGCAAGGGCCTCGACAACGCGCTGAAGGCTCGCGAGAAGTTCCACGAAGCCGCGATCTTCGTCAGCGCTTCGGAGACCCACAACAAGAAGAACGTCAACCGCGCGATCGCCGACACCATGGCCGACAACGACGTCATGGCCCGCCGGATCACCGACGCCGGACTCGGGTGCGCCGCGGTCATCGCGACGTCGTTCGGCTGCCCCTACGAGGGCAAGGTTCCCCTGGACCGCGTTCTTGGTCTGGCCGAACGCTTCGCCGAGGCCGGCGCGACCGAGATCGGTTTCGGGGACACCACGGGCATGGCGAACCCCGCGTACGTCTCGGAGTTCTTCGCCGCCGCCCTGGACCGGCTGCCGGGCGTCGAGGTCACCGCACACTTCCACAACACCCGCGGGCAGGGCTTGGCCAACGCCTTCGCCGCTCTGGAAGCCGGGTGCACGAGCTTCGAGTCGAGCTTCGGGGAGCTGGGCGGTTGCCCGGTCCCGCCCGGCTCCACCGGCAACATCGCCACCGAGGACCTGGTCAGCATGTTCCACGAGATGGGCGTTGCCACCGGAATCTCCCTGCCCGCGCTCATCGACGCCGCACGGGACGTCCAGGACGTCCTCGGCCGCAAGCTGACCAGCCATTCGATCGTCGCCGGCCCCGTCCAGTGGGCTCACGCGTAAAGGAGAGAACATGAGCAATCGCGTCGCCCTCGTCACCGGTGGTGCGCAGGGCATCGGGCA of the Amycolatopsis sp. NBC_01488 genome contains:
- a CDS encoding hydroxymethylglutaryl-CoA lyase, whose protein sequence is MRPDRVHVREVGPRDGFQNEPERIPTGEKVRLINALARTGLKRIEVASFVRADVIPQLSDGAEVLDRIDVPGDVRLMVLVPNSKGLDNALKAREKFHEAAIFVSASETHNKKNVNRAIADTMADNDVMARRITDAGLGCAAVIATSFGCPYEGKVPLDRVLGLAERFAEAGATEIGFGDTTGMANPAYVSEFFAAALDRLPGVEVTAHFHNTRGQGLANAFAALEAGCTSFESSFGELGGCPVPPGSTGNIATEDLVSMFHEMGVATGISLPALIDAARDVQDVLGRKLTSHSIVAGPVQWAHA